ACTTTTGTTTGGCGGACGCCCAAAGCGCGAGAGTTTTTCTCCATTGGCAGCGCAGCTTGGCACGAAGATCCGCCGATTGATTGTTTTCGGCGAGGCTCGGGAAAAGATCAAAAGCGACCTCGGATCATCGAAAAATATTGAGTATTGTGATGACATGACAAGTGCGTTGGAAGCTGCGAACCGCGTCGCAAATTACGAAGACACGGTCTTGCTTTCTCCCGGCTGCGCATCATTTGATCAATTTGAAAATTTTGAAGAACGCGGCAAGCAATTCAAGAAGTTGGTTATAGAAAGATGAATCGACAACAAACTTCGGCATACTCTCCTTTCGGACAGGGCAAGTCTCCACTCGACATTCCGTTGATCGGAGCCGTGATGATGTTGTGCATTGCCGGAGTTGTTTTCGTGTTCACTTCATCGGCTGCTCATTCGTGGCAAACGACCAACGGCGATTCGATTACTTTTCTTACGAACCACTTGCAGCGTTTGGCCGCGGGCATAGTTGTGCTCGTGTTTTTCTATCACTTTCGCTATCAACTGATCGAAAAACTCGCACGTCCCGTGCTTCTTGCGGCATTTGTCGGATTGATTGCGGTTTTGATACTTCCAAAATTGCCGGGCACAACCGCGAAGAGGTGGATTGTGCTTTTTGGTTTGAGTATTCAGCCCGCTGAACTTGCAAAGTACGCTCTGATCGCCTATTTGTCGAAAAGGCTCTCAGAGATTGACGACTCCTCCTTCCCCGCCGACCGGAAACGAAAACTGTATGCGTTACTCGGGCTTGTAATCCTAACTCTCGGATTGATCATCATTGAACCGAACTTGTCGATGGTAATTTTGATCAGCGGCGTGACGATGACATTACTTCTTCTGCACGGACTTGAGTGGAAGAAGATCCTGTTATTGCTCCCGATCGGAGGACTCGGCGTCGGCGGAATTCTCATGATCAAACCATACATGGTCGAACGAATTGACGCGTTCGTCAAAGGGATTTCCGATCCGCTCCATGCGAGCTACCACATCCGCCAATCGCTCATCGCCATTGGCCAAGGAGGAGTTACAGGGCTCGGACTCGGACAATCCACTCAAAAACACTATTATCTTCCTGAACCATACAATGATTCGATATTTAGCATCATCGGCGAAGAGACGGGCCTGATCGGCGCATTGTTGTTATTGAGCGCGTTTCTTGTCGTCATCGTGCGCGGCTGGAAGATCGCCATGAATGCGCAGGACAGGTTCTCATATTATCTCGCCGCGGGAATTACATCGTCGCTTGCATGCTCAATGATCGTAAACATTGGAGTAAATTTGGCACTTCTTCCCGCAACAGGTCAGCCGTTGCCGTTTGTGAGTTATGGCGGCACGTCGCTGGTGATGTCAATGGCGGCGGTTGGAGTGTTGATGAATATTGCGAAGCAACAAAACACGTCGACCGCATGGAAAGGCGCGGCGCGACCGCTGTCGCTCTGAGTCATGCGAGTCGTGCTTACCGGCGGCGGAACCGGCGGTCACGTATATCCGGCGTTGGCGATTGCGGAAGCAATTCGAGAAATCGATCACGACGTCGACGTCCATTTTCTTGGGACTCCGACAGGATTCGAAAGCAAGGCAGTACCTCGCGCGGGCGAAACACTTCATCAAATATCCTCCGGTGGAATCGTCGGCAAAGGGATGGCGGCAAAACTCCGTGGGGCTGCCAAGGCGGGACTTGGTGTCGTTCAATCATTGTCCATACTACGAAGTCTAAAGCCCGACGTCATTGTAGGAACAGGTGGTTTTGTGATGGCACCTGTGCTTGTTGCAGCAAGAATTTTGCGCATTCCGTTTTACATTCAAGAGCAAAACTCCTTTCCGGGTCTAACGACCCGCAAGTTTGCCAAAAACGCTCGCACGGTCTTTACTGCATATAGCGAGGCAGGGCAATTTCTCCCCGGTGCAAATGTCGAATTGACCGGGAACCCTTTGCGCAAGTCAATCGTTGATTGCGCGGAAGAGTCTGTCAGCGCCGATTCGTCCGAAGCGCAACTTCTCATAACCGGCGGTTCTCTTGGTGCGCAATCGATTAACAACGCCGTTTCCGGTGCTCTAATGGAGCTTTGCGAATTGGCACAAGTGACTTGGCAGTTTGGCCGCAGCGGAATTCCAAGTTCAACTCCAAATGAATTGGTAAATGAGTTAACAAATTCCGGGAAGTTGATATCTGCGTCCTTTTTCGAGGATATGCCGCAGCGTTACGCGAAGGCAAATCTGATCGTCTGCCGCTCCGGAGCGATGACACTTTCCGAAGTCGCACTGTTTGGATTGCCGGCGGTGCTTGTTCCTTATCCGCATGCGGCACATAACCATCAGGCAACCAATGCAGCGGCATACGTCCGCAGCGGTGCTGCAACGGCCATCGAAGATCGCGTCTTGACTCCAACGACTTTGCTAGAAGCCTGTGCAACGATTGTCGGAAGCAAAGCAAAACAAACCGAGATGCGTTCTGCAATGAGAACGCATTCAAAGCCCGACGCAGCTTTTAGAATCGTCCGGGCAATACTAAAATAGCTCAACTCAATGACAGGATCACTTACGACATTCCGACACGTTCGCCGCGTTCACATGGTGGGAATCGGCGGAGCGGGCATGTGCGGAATCGCGGAAGTACTGTCATCCATGGGATTCGAAGTCAGCGGGTCTGATCTTGCTCGCAGCGACGTGACGGACCGACTGAAATCACTCGGAATTCGCGTGTTTCACGAGCACACGGGCGACCAGGCAGAGGGAGCTGACGTCGTGGTATTTTCTTCGGCGGTAAGACCAGAAAACGCGGAAGTGCGTTATGCTCGCGAACATCACATACCGACAATTCCACGCAGTGAAATGCTCGGCGAGTTGATGCGTTTGAAGCGGGGCATCGCCGTGTCAGGCACGCACGGCAAGACGACGACGACCTCTATCATCGGATCAATTTTCGCACACGCGAATCTCTCGCCGACGGTCATTGTCGGTGGGAAAGTGCGCGCTTTAGGAACGGGTGCTTCGACCGGAGGAGGAGAGTTCCTTGTGGCCGAAGCTGACGAATTTGACAGGTCATTTCTCCGGCTCTCCCCCACTCTTGCGGTTATCACGACTATCGAAGCCGAGCATCTCGATACGTATCTCGATCTCGAGAATATCAAAGATGCATTCGTTGAGTTCGCGAACAAAGTGCCGTTTTACGGGTTGGTCGTCGCGTGCGCGGATGATCCGCACACGATGGAAATTTTGCCACGCATCAAACGTCCGTCGCTTACCTACGGAAGAAGTGAGTCTGCGGCCTTTCGCGTAATTGACGAGAAGTACTCGGGACTTAGCTCGTTGTTCACTCTCAAGACACCTGAAGGCGAATCCATCGATTTCACACTTCAGATTCCAGGCAGGCACAATGTACTGAACGCCGCAGCTTCGGCCGTAATTGCGCTTGAAACGGGAATTTCGCCACACCTGATCCAAGAAGCACTGCAGAGCTTCTCGGGCGTGCATCGCAGATTCGAACGAAAAGGTGAAGTGAAAGGCGCGCTTTTCTTTGACGACTACGCGCATCACCCGACCGAAGTACGCGTGACGCTTGAGGCCGCGCGACGGTGCTGGCCGAACCGCCAGTTGGTGGCCGTTTTTCAACCTCATCTTTATTCCCGCACACGTGATTTCGCGGCGGAGTTCGCATCTTCATTGAGCCTTGCTGACAAAGTTGTTCTGCTCGACATTTATCCCGCACGCGAAAGACCGATTGAAGGCGTAACGTCGAAGCTAATCTTAGAATCGCTGCCTCTTTCGAAAGACAAAGCCATTCATCTCGAAGGCAACGAGAATCTCGACACCCGGATATTGCGAGAGGTCGCGGGCGGCGACATCGTCATTGCGATGGGTGCGGGATCTATCACAAACCACATTGACAAATTGATCCGTGAGCACGGAGTTTGATCAAAAACTCGAGCGGCTAAAATCCGTCGCTACTTGTTCTGTTCGCGAAGATGTTTTGCTTGCACCGCTTACGACGTTTCGAGTTGGTGGCAAAGCGGACATCCTTGCGGAGCCGAAGAACGAAATTGAGTTGCTTGAATTAGTGAATCATCTCAACGAGATTGGGATTCCCTATTTCTATTTGGGACTTGGATCGAATTTATTAGTTTCGGACGCCGGAATTCGTGGAGTAGTGATTCGTTCTCGCGGCGATCTTGCGTCCATGTCAATCGACGATACCATAGTGACGGCGGGACCTGCCGCGAGGCTGCTTTTACTGACGACTTTCGCAGCCCGGCACTCTCTTTCTGGGCTTGAACAGCTCTCGGGAATACCGGGAACGGTCGGGGGCGGTTTGTTTATGAATGCAGGCGCATACGGCGGCGAGATTTCCGACACTTTGATTGATGTGCGCGTGATGACGCCCTCCCTTGAGATTAAAACCTTTTCGAAGAACGACATTTCGTTCGGCTACCGCAGCGCGCCGGAGCTTCGCGACGTCATCGTACTGGCCAGCAGATATCAATTGAAGCGTGCGGAGCAATCTGACATCTTCTCCGAAATGCGGCGGGTGTGGCGCTTGCGCAGGGAAAAGCAACCGATTGAGTTTCCAAGCGCAGGTTCTATTTTCAAGCGCCCCCCCGGGGATTTTGCAGGCAGGCTTATCGAAGCCGCGGGATGCAAGGGCTTGCGCATTGGCGGCGCAACCGTGCCGACGACCCACGCAGGAATCTTCATCAACGATCGCGCGGGAACAGCGACTGAGATTGCAGAACTAATCAGAACAGTACGCACTCGAGTGCGCGATCAATTCTCAGTCATTTTGGAAAACGAGATACTCCCAGTAGGATTCGATGCCGATCCCTTCGAACTCAAAACTTAAGAAACGCAAGCGGAAAGCGCGCCTAAAAGCAGCTCTGTGGCTGATCGGAGTCTGTCTCGCTGTTGTGTTGGTAGTCTTTGCTAACCGCTTTATCAAGCGCGGCGTTGAATCACTGGCAATTCGTACGGTGTCGTGGACATGCGATGAAATCCAAATAATCGGCGGAGTTGAACTCTCGTCTGATTCAATTCTCGTTCTGTCCGGGTGTGAAACCAATCATCCTCTCACGAGCTACTCGACCCAGACAATAAAGGAACGTTTGGAGCTCAATCCGTGGATTCAAAGCGCAACCGTCGAGCGGCGGATTCCAAATGTCCTGTATATCGCAGTAAAAGAGCGAACGGGCGTTGCTTTGGTTAATGATGGCTCCAATCTCGCTGTCAGCGAAGACTTGGTCCTCCTTCCGGCTGAAGACAAATTGTGGAAAACGTCGTTGCCTTGGCTCTCTGTGAGCTCACCGTATTCAAGACAAGCAGGCAAAATGACCGAGCTTGATCCGCTACTTCCAGTTGCCAAAGAATTCATGCGCGTCAAGTCGCTCGCGCCGGACCTTGTCGAAAATTTCGCGGAGCTTTACCGCATCGAAGGGAATTGGGGAGCGGTACTGATGAATCCGGTTTTGTCAGTGACGCTTTCGTCCGACATTTCGACAGAAAATTGGCTCGCGCTTGATGAATTGCTCAGAACTTCATCCTTTCAAGATAGACTGGATTCGAACGCCGTAGTGGATTTGCGGCTTCCCGGATTTGTGACACTTCACTTGCCTGCGCGACAGGCGGAGGAATCTTAACAACATGAAACACTCGCTTTCGCATTCTGAGATTTTGTGCGGTCTCGATATCGGCACGACGAAAATCGCAGTGATCATTGCAGCGCCGAACCCTGACGGTGAGCCGCACCTGCTTGGCATGGGTTGCGTGCCATCGCGCGGCCTAAGGCGCGGCGTCGTAGTCAATCTTGAACAAACTGCGCATGACATCGCCGAAGCGATTGGCATCGCGCAGGAAAAAGCAGGTCTCGAAGTCGAAACTGTTTGGGCGGGCATCGCGGGCGAACACGTCAAGAGTTTGAACTCACGCGGTGTGATTCCGATTACGCGTTGGCGCGGCGAACAAACGGGCGAAGTGACAACAGGCGACGTCGACAAGGTCGTTGAAGCCGCGCGCACGATATTGCTTCCCCCCGACCGCCGAGTGCTGCACGTGCTTCCGCAGGAATACATGGTCGACGCCGAAGGCGGCATTCGCATGCCGATAGGTATGGCCGGTGTTCGTTTGGAGGCGGACGTCCACATTGTCCATTGCGCGGTTTCATCAGCTCAAAACATTATCGCTTGTTGTAAGCGCGCGGGCGTAGCGGTCCACGACTTAATTTTGGAGCCGCTGGCGTCGGCCGAGAGTGTGTTGACGGACGACGAAAAGGAATTGGGCGTCATACTTCTCGACTTCGGCGGCGGCACGACGGACGTCGCTGCGTTTCAAGGCGGGGCGATTCGTCACACGGCAGTAATTGGTTACGGCGGAGATTACATCACGCGCGACATTGCGATGGGTCTGCGCACGCCGATGGATTCGGCGGAAGAAATCAAGATTGAACATGGCGCGGCACATCATCGCGCAATCAGTCAAAACGATTTCCTCGAGATTCCCGGAATCGGAGGACGCGAGCCGCGCGAAATGAGCCGATCCATGCTCGTGTCAATCATCGGACCGCGAGTCGAGGAGATTCTAACGATAGCGCGCGACGAATTAAAGAAGACGCGCGTGCTCGAGCAAATTGGCGCCGGAATCGTATTGACCGGCGGAGGCGCATCCATGTCAGGTATGGCCGAGATCGCGGAAGAAATTTTCGCACTTCCCGTACGAATCGGTGCACCGCAGGAAATGCTCGACGCTAACGATCTCGGGCTCGGCCCCAAGTTCGCGACGGCGGTCGGCCTCGTTCGCCACGGCAACCGCCAGTACGCGGAAATGATTGCCTTAGGCAACAACGCCGAATCGTGGACGGCGCGCACGTCCAACAAAGTGCGCAAGTTTTTCTCAGAAATTTTCTAATAGCTTCACATATTCGAAGGAGTACATCAATGGCAGCCATGCAATTCATGTTCGCGGACAATACTCTTGGCGCAAAGATGAAGGTCGTCGGCGTCGGAGGCGCCGGTGGCAACGCACTGAATTGGATGATCGAAACGGGTTTGAAGAGCGTTGACTTCATTGCCGTGAATACAGACGCGCAAGCGCTCGATACGAACTCGGCGCCCCGCAAGATTCAAATTGGAACGGACTCGACGCGCGGCCTTGGAGCAGGTGCAAATCCCGAGGTTGGACGTGAAGCCGTAGAAGAAAACCGCGAAGAGCTTAAGCAAGCTCTGTCCGGAGCCGACATGGTTTTTGTGACTGCGGGCATGGGCGGTGGAACGGGCACAGGCGCGGCTCCCGTAGTTGCTCAAATCGCCCGTGAGATCGGCGCACTGACCGTTGGAATCGTGACGAAGCCGTTTTCATTTGAAGGCAAGAAGCGAATGACGCACGCGCTTGAAGGCATCGAAAAATTGCGCGAGCAAGTCGACACGTTGATCGTGATTCCAAATCAACGGTTGATTTCGTTGGTTGACCGCAATACGTCCTTGGTCGATGCATTCAAACTTGCCGACAATGTGCTCTTGCACGCGACCCGTGGTATTTCCGACCTGATTACCGAACCGGGAATGGTGAACCTCGATTTCGCCGACGTGCGTACGGTGATGGCTGCCAAGGGCGACGCACTGATGGGCGTTGGCGTTGGCGTCGGAGAACATCGCGCGGTCGAAGCGGCGCAGCAGGCGATCTCGTCTCCCCTGCTCGAAGAAGTTTCCATTGACGGCGCCCGTTCCGTTCTCGTGAATATCACGGGCGGCAGCGACTTAACGCTCATGGACGTCGCAGATGCAACGACAGTGATTACGGAAGCCGCCGGTGAAGAGGCTGAGGTGATTTTTGGAGCCGTTATTGATTCGAACATCCAAGACGAAGTACGCGTCACTGTGATTGCGACGGGATTTAACCATGCGTCGACAAATCAAAAGCCGAATATTTACCGCGCACCGATGGTCACCCGCCAGCAGCAGACTGTCGTCGAAATCCCGACTCCCCTTCGCCGCGAGCCGGTGAAACAAGACCGCTTTGAAGAGTCTTTTCCCGTAAACGTTCAGCCTCTGACTCGCGAAGTCAACGGCCGTATTGAACCAATCGTTGTGGGCGACGACGGCGAAGGATCAATCGACGATTTCGAAGTGCCGACATTTTTGCGCCGCCAGATGGACTGAGCGGTCTGCCTCGATTACAAAAGGCTCCGGGTGACCGGAGCCTTTTTTTCTTGCGTCTGTGCGCTAATTTGACTATTTTCATGAAACGGTGTTAAATACACTAACCACTTTGAGGACTACAATGGATTTCAAACTCCTGAAAAAACTGTGCGAATGCCACGCCGTCTCTGGGCGTGAAGAGGGTATTCGTGCGCTGATCCGCTCTGAATTTGAGAAGCTCGGACTAACCGTCTCCGTCGACGCGATGGGAAATCTCACGGGCCTTAAAAAAGGAACTGGAAAGAAGAAAGTTATGCTTGCCGGGCACATGGACGAAATCGGATTTATCGTGTCCCATATCGAAAAAGAGGGATTTCTCCGTTTTCAGCCGTTGGGCGGCTTCGATCCGCGCACGCTGATGAGCCAACGCGTCTACGTGCACACCGACAAGAAGAGATTGCTTGGCGTAATGGGCACGCGTCCGGTTCACGTTTTGAAGGACGAAGAGAAAAAGAAGAGCCTCGAAGTCACGGACTACTTTATTGATTTGGGAATGTCGGCTAAGGAAGTCGAGAAGCTCGTCGAGATCGGCAATCCGATCACGATGGCGCGCGAGCTTGACGAAATTGGAGATTGCTTCACGGGCAAGTCTATTGACAACCGATTCGGCGTATGGCTGATGATCGAGGCGCTGAAACTTGTCAAGAAGAACTCGGTGAACATCTATGCCGTGTCGACGACGCAGGAAGAAGTCGGCATTCGCGGTGCAATTGCTGCGGCGCGCGACGTGATGCCTGACGTGGGAATCGCGTTGGACGTCACGATTGCCTCGGATATTCCGGGATCATCGGAGAAAGACTACGTGACTCGTGTCGGCGGAGGGGCGTGCATCAAGGTAATGGACGGATCGATGATCTCCAATCCAAAGATCGTGCGCGAACTGAAGGACATTGCCACCAAGAAGAAAATACCGTGGCAATACGAAATTCTTCCGCGCGGAGGCACGGATGGCGGCGGCATGCGGATGGTGTCCGGCAACACGGCCGTCGGCGCGATTTCGGTGGCGCTTCGCTACGTTCACTCAACTGTGGAAACCGTCAGCAAAGAAGACCTTGAGTCGTGCGTGAAACTGCTTGCCGCGTATTTGGAATCGACGTCAGGTACAGGCTACGAGTTGGACGATAAACTGTAATTCCCCAATTCTCAGTAAATGAAAAACCCCGCTGTGAAGCGGGGTTTTTCGATTTCAAGGGCCGACCTATTTCAACAATATGACTCTCTGTGTATTCATATGATGATCCACGGAGACACTCAACCAATAGGAACCGCTGGGCAAACTCTCACCGTTGATTTCAAGTGTGTGCACGCCGGCATTCACGTCGCGGTCTGCAATGACCTGCACCTGACGGCCCAACAAATCATGCAGTGTCGCGCGAACGTGGGAGCGATGTTGAAGTTCGACACTGACCGCAGCACTCGGATTAAACGGGTTGGGATATGCTGGCGAAATCTTGTAATTCGCAGGAATCACTTCAGGATCATCCTCGACACCGGACACAGCACCGAACCAGTCCAAAACACGGCGCACGACGACACGATGATGCTCCGTTCCAGCAGCTCCGCAAGCGGCCTCCAGTGCAAAGCCGAAGTACGCGGATTTGTACGTGCCGTTGTCGTAGCGTACCGCGCCGCCCAAACTATTGGACGCGTACGTATAGAAGACAACTCCGCCATCGACCGCATCCAGAACCGACGGGCTGATGTTTCCGTTGCCTCCGCAGCCGCCGCCTATCAAAATCAGGCTTGATCCATTCGAGACAACGTCGCCGCTGACTCCGTTGACTTGCGTGCCGCCGGACGCTCCTCCGCTTGCCGT
This region of Calditrichota bacterium genomic DNA includes:
- the murB gene encoding UDP-N-acetylmuramate dehydrogenase, producing the protein MSTEFDQKLERLKSVATCSVREDVLLAPLTTFRVGGKADILAEPKNEIELLELVNHLNEIGIPYFYLGLGSNLLVSDAGIRGVVIRSRGDLASMSIDDTIVTAGPAARLLLLTTFAARHSLSGLEQLSGIPGTVGGGLFMNAGAYGGEISDTLIDVRVMTPSLEIKTFSKNDISFGYRSAPELRDVIVLASRYQLKRAEQSDIFSEMRRVWRLRREKQPIEFPSAGSIFKRPPGDFAGRLIEAAGCKGLRIGGATVPTTHAGIFINDRAGTATEIAELIRTVRTRVRDQFSVILENEILPVGFDADPFELKT
- the ftsA gene encoding cell division protein FtsA, translating into MKHSLSHSEILCGLDIGTTKIAVIIAAPNPDGEPHLLGMGCVPSRGLRRGVVVNLEQTAHDIAEAIGIAQEKAGLEVETVWAGIAGEHVKSLNSRGVIPITRWRGEQTGEVTTGDVDKVVEAARTILLPPDRRVLHVLPQEYMVDAEGGIRMPIGMAGVRLEADVHIVHCAVSSAQNIIACCKRAGVAVHDLILEPLASAESVLTDDEKELGVILLDFGGGTTDVAAFQGGAIRHTAVIGYGGDYITRDIAMGLRTPMDSAEEIKIEHGAAHHRAISQNDFLEIPGIGGREPREMSRSMLVSIIGPRVEEILTIARDELKKTRVLEQIGAGIVLTGGGASMSGMAEIAEEIFALPVRIGAPQEMLDANDLGLGPKFATAVGLVRHGNRQYAEMIALGNNAESWTARTSNKVRKFFSEIF
- the ftsZ gene encoding cell division protein FtsZ; this encodes MQFMFADNTLGAKMKVVGVGGAGGNALNWMIETGLKSVDFIAVNTDAQALDTNSAPRKIQIGTDSTRGLGAGANPEVGREAVEENREELKQALSGADMVFVTAGMGGGTGTGAAPVVAQIAREIGALTVGIVTKPFSFEGKKRMTHALEGIEKLREQVDTLIVIPNQRLISLVDRNTSLVDAFKLADNVLLHATRGISDLITEPGMVNLDFADVRTVMAAKGDALMGVGVGVGEHRAVEAAQQAISSPLLEEVSIDGARSVLVNITGGSDLTLMDVADATTVITEAAGEEAEVIFGAVIDSNIQDEVRVTVIATGFNHASTNQKPNIYRAPMVTRQQQTVVEIPTPLRREPVKQDRFEESFPVNVQPLTREVNGRIEPIVVGDDGEGSIDDFEVPTFLRRQMD
- a CDS encoding FtsQ-type POTRA domain-containing protein; protein product: MPIPSNSKLKKRKRKARLKAALWLIGVCLAVVLVVFANRFIKRGVESLAIRTVSWTCDEIQIIGGVELSSDSILVLSGCETNHPLTSYSTQTIKERLELNPWIQSATVERRIPNVLYIAVKERTGVALVNDGSNLAVSEDLVLLPAEDKLWKTSLPWLSVSSPYSRQAGKMTELDPLLPVAKEFMRVKSLAPDLVENFAELYRIEGNWGAVLMNPVLSVTLSSDISTENWLALDELLRTSSFQDRLDSNAVVDLRLPGFVTLHLPARQAEES
- the murG gene encoding undecaprenyldiphospho-muramoylpentapeptide beta-N-acetylglucosaminyltransferase, which encodes MRVVLTGGGTGGHVYPALAIAEAIREIDHDVDVHFLGTPTGFESKAVPRAGETLHQISSGGIVGKGMAAKLRGAAKAGLGVVQSLSILRSLKPDVIVGTGGFVMAPVLVAARILRIPFYIQEQNSFPGLTTRKFAKNARTVFTAYSEAGQFLPGANVELTGNPLRKSIVDCAEESVSADSSEAQLLITGGSLGAQSINNAVSGALMELCELAQVTWQFGRSGIPSSTPNELVNELTNSGKLISASFFEDMPQRYAKANLIVCRSGAMTLSEVALFGLPAVLVPYPHAAHNHQATNAAAYVRSGAATAIEDRVLTPTTLLEACATIVGSKAKQTEMRSAMRTHSKPDAAFRIVRAILK
- a CDS encoding cell division protein FtsW, with amino-acid sequence MNRQQTSAYSPFGQGKSPLDIPLIGAVMMLCIAGVVFVFTSSAAHSWQTTNGDSITFLTNHLQRLAAGIVVLVFFYHFRYQLIEKLARPVLLAAFVGLIAVLILPKLPGTTAKRWIVLFGLSIQPAELAKYALIAYLSKRLSEIDDSSFPADRKRKLYALLGLVILTLGLIIIEPNLSMVILISGVTMTLLLLHGLEWKKILLLLPIGGLGVGGILMIKPYMVERIDAFVKGISDPLHASYHIRQSLIAIGQGGVTGLGLGQSTQKHYYLPEPYNDSIFSIIGEETGLIGALLLLSAFLVVIVRGWKIAMNAQDRFSYYLAAGITSSLACSMIVNIGVNLALLPATGQPLPFVSYGGTSLVMSMAAVGVLMNIAKQQNTSTAWKGAARPLSL
- a CDS encoding UDP-N-acetylmuramate--L-alanine ligase, coding for MTGSLTTFRHVRRVHMVGIGGAGMCGIAEVLSSMGFEVSGSDLARSDVTDRLKSLGIRVFHEHTGDQAEGADVVVFSSAVRPENAEVRYAREHHIPTIPRSEMLGELMRLKRGIAVSGTHGKTTTTSIIGSIFAHANLSPTVIVGGKVRALGTGASTGGGEFLVAEADEFDRSFLRLSPTLAVITTIEAEHLDTYLDLENIKDAFVEFANKVPFYGLVVACADDPHTMEILPRIKRPSLTYGRSESAAFRVIDEKYSGLSSLFTLKTPEGESIDFTLQIPGRHNVLNAAASAVIALETGISPHLIQEALQSFSGVHRRFERKGEVKGALFFDDYAHHPTEVRVTLEAARRCWPNRQLVAVFQPHLYSRTRDFAAEFASSLSLADKVVLLDIYPARERPIEGVTSKLILESLPLSKDKAIHLEGNENLDTRILREVAGGDIVIAMGAGSITNHIDKLIREHGV
- a CDS encoding M42 family metallopeptidase, which encodes MDFKLLKKLCECHAVSGREEGIRALIRSEFEKLGLTVSVDAMGNLTGLKKGTGKKKVMLAGHMDEIGFIVSHIEKEGFLRFQPLGGFDPRTLMSQRVYVHTDKKRLLGVMGTRPVHVLKDEEKKKSLEVTDYFIDLGMSAKEVEKLVEIGNPITMARELDEIGDCFTGKSIDNRFGVWLMIEALKLVKKNSVNIYAVSTTQEEVGIRGAIAAARDVMPDVGIALDVTIASDIPGSSEKDYVTRVGGGACIKVMDGSMISNPKIVRELKDIATKKKIPWQYEILPRGGTDGGGMRMVSGNTAVGAISVALRYVHSTVETVSKEDLESCVKLLAAYLESTSGTGYELDDKL